Proteins from a genomic interval of Gluconacetobacter diazotrophicus PA1 5:
- a CDS encoding MucR family transcriptional regulator: MSDTQSAPTSNPAPAKELLLSLTASIVSGYVGRNAIQPDTVPNLIRAVYETLVSAGRPAESTNATAPTPAVPIKRSVFPDYIVCLEDGKKLKMLKRHLSSAYGMTPGQYRERWGLPADYPMVAPNYATRRSELARASGLGQKAGDDIGDAASAGTTEPPAERDVVTISNDPPSITVLPERRRGRRKTLA, translated from the coding sequence CCAACCAGTAACCCGGCACCCGCAAAGGAGCTTCTCCTGAGCCTGACAGCTTCAATCGTTTCGGGGTATGTTGGTCGCAATGCGATCCAACCGGATACAGTGCCGAACCTGATCCGGGCGGTCTACGAGACGCTCGTTTCGGCAGGGAGGCCCGCCGAGAGCACGAACGCGACAGCGCCGACGCCGGCGGTGCCGATCAAGCGGTCGGTGTTTCCTGACTATATCGTCTGCCTGGAGGACGGCAAGAAGCTGAAGATGCTCAAGCGCCACCTGAGCAGTGCGTATGGCATGACGCCCGGGCAATATCGGGAGCGCTGGGGATTGCCGGCGGATTACCCGATGGTGGCGCCGAATTATGCGACGCGCCGCTCGGAACTGGCGCGGGCCAGTGGCCTCGGCCAGAAGGCAGGCGACGACATTGGGGACGCCGCCTCGGCGGGTACCACGGAACCGCCTGCCGAAAGGGACGTCGTGACCATCTCGAACGACCCGCCTTCCATCACGGTGCTTCCGGAACGCAGGAGGGGCCGTCGGAAGACCTTGGCCTGA
- a CDS encoding glutathione S-transferase family protein produces MSRPVFYNCPPSGNCYKVRLFAALAGVALDIRDVDLAAGAHKTPDFTALNPWQQVPVLQDGETVIWDSQAILVYLAEKYGKTEWWPAAPAARARVVEWLSVSVNEIQHGPADARLVKKFDYSLRYDDAVAASARTLSIIDRHLADHAWLAGDGPTLADCAAYPYLALAPEGGIALDAYPALRLWLARVEALPGYISVDA; encoded by the coding sequence ATGTCTCGTCCCGTTTTCTATAATTGTCCCCCGTCCGGAAATTGCTACAAAGTCCGGCTTTTCGCGGCCCTTGCCGGCGTCGCTCTCGACATCCGCGATGTCGATCTTGCTGCCGGCGCGCACAAGACGCCGGATTTCACCGCGCTCAATCCCTGGCAGCAGGTGCCGGTTCTGCAGGACGGTGAAACCGTGATCTGGGATTCCCAGGCCATTCTGGTCTATCTGGCCGAAAAATACGGCAAGACGGAATGGTGGCCGGCCGCCCCCGCTGCTCGCGCGCGCGTTGTCGAATGGTTGTCGGTAAGCGTCAATGAGATCCAGCATGGTCCGGCAGATGCACGCCTGGTCAAGAAATTTGACTATTCGTTACGGTATGACGACGCGGTTGCCGCCAGCGCCCGGACGCTTTCGATCATCGACCGCCATCTCGCCGATCATGCCTGGCTGGCGGGCGATGGGCCGACTTTGGCGGATTGCGCCGCTTATCCCTATCTGGCGCTGGCGCCGGAAGGCGGCATTGCACTCGACGCTTACCCCGCTCTCCGTCTCTGGTTGGCGAGGGTCGAGGCGTTGCCCGGCTATATCAGCGTCGACGCATAG
- a CDS encoding error-prone DNA polymerase: protein MSGSAPRYAELQVTSYFSFLRGVSSPGELFGQAKALGISALGITDRNSLAGMVQAHLAARASGVRLIVGCRLDLEDAPPVLVYPTDRAAYGNLCRLLTLGKARAGKGKCRLLWRDLVAWGEGLLAVLVSDVADEECAAHLRRLRDAFGDRAYMALTLRRRPNDQIRLYELVNLAHAQRVKTVVTNDVLFHTHDRRILQDVVTCVRHNTTIEHAGFARERHADRYLKPPAEMARLFARYPEAIDRTMEIVARCRFSLDDLAYQYPDEIEIPGQTPQQALEALTWQAARETYGGIIPPDVEMVLRHELALIGRMEYAPYFLTVHSIVREAKRRDILCQGRGSAANSAVCFVLGITAIDPSRTTLLFERFISEERGEPPDIDVDFEHARREEIIQWVYDHYGRDRAALTAVVIRYRAKGALRDVGKVMGLPEDVIALLSRQIWGWSHHVDPEKFAGTGIDLTDRRIRLTLDLARCLIGVPRHLSQHPGGFVLTRDRLDELVPIEPAAMEDRQIIEWDKDDIDALKFMKVDILALGMLTCMKKGLDLLAAHKGQHFTLQTVPAEDPRTYAMIRKADTIGVFQIESRAQMSMLPRLKPRTYYDLVIEVAIVRPGPIQGDMVHPYLRRREGLEEPDYPTPELEEVLKRTLGVPLFQEQVMQVAMVCADFTAAEADGLRRAMATFKNTGTVSHFQTRLLEGMTRKGYPEEFAQRIYQQLEGFGSYGFPESHAASFAILAYTSSWLKCHHPDVFLAALLNSQPMGFYAPAQLVRDAREHGVEVRPVCINASRWDSTLEGEDDDRGCFAVRVGMSLVKGLANAHAAALAAARLRRPFASIDDLWRRAGVPQEALVRLAEADAFRPAFGLARREALWAIKGLHDEPLPLFAAAAQSRETEEPAMALAPMTDGAEVVGDYNHLGLSLRGHPVSFLREDLRQRRIVPCGTAMALRDGKRVEAAGLVLVRQRPGSGEGVCFITLEDETGIANLVIWPDIFEKYRPIILSASMVAAKGRIQREGDVVHLVTLELTDLSALLRQVGTRGGVDDQSGRRLARLNFRSRNFH from the coding sequence ATGAGTGGCTCGGCACCACGCTACGCCGAGCTTCAGGTCACGAGCTATTTCTCGTTTCTGCGCGGGGTGTCGTCGCCTGGTGAACTGTTCGGCCAGGCGAAAGCGCTCGGGATCTCCGCGCTTGGCATCACCGATCGCAATTCCCTGGCCGGCATGGTGCAGGCGCATCTGGCGGCCAGGGCGTCCGGCGTCCGGCTGATCGTCGGTTGTCGCCTCGATCTGGAGGACGCGCCTCCCGTGCTGGTCTATCCGACCGACCGGGCCGCTTACGGCAATCTGTGCCGGCTGCTGACGCTCGGCAAGGCCCGGGCAGGGAAGGGGAAATGCCGCCTGCTCTGGCGTGATCTGGTGGCATGGGGCGAAGGCCTGCTCGCCGTGCTGGTGTCGGATGTCGCCGATGAGGAGTGTGCGGCGCATCTGCGGCGGTTGCGGGACGCATTCGGTGATCGGGCCTATATGGCGCTCACCCTGCGCCGCCGGCCCAACGACCAGATCCGGCTCTACGAACTGGTCAATCTCGCCCACGCCCAGCGCGTGAAGACAGTCGTCACCAACGACGTCCTGTTTCACACCCATGACCGGCGCATTCTTCAGGACGTCGTCACCTGCGTGCGGCACAACACCACCATCGAGCACGCCGGCTTCGCCCGCGAGCGTCACGCCGACCGCTATCTGAAACCACCGGCGGAGATGGCGCGGCTGTTCGCGCGGTATCCCGAGGCGATCGATCGCACGATGGAGATCGTCGCTCGCTGCCGCTTTTCCCTGGACGATCTGGCCTATCAGTATCCCGACGAGATCGAGATCCCGGGCCAGACCCCGCAACAAGCGCTGGAAGCCCTGACATGGCAGGCGGCGCGGGAGACCTATGGCGGCATAATCCCGCCGGACGTCGAGATGGTCCTCCGCCACGAACTCGCGCTGATCGGGCGCATGGAATACGCACCGTATTTCCTGACGGTGCATTCGATCGTCCGCGAAGCGAAACGCCGCGACATTCTGTGCCAGGGACGCGGCTCGGCGGCCAATTCCGCCGTGTGCTTCGTGCTCGGCATCACCGCCATCGATCCTTCGCGCACCACGCTGCTGTTCGAGCGGTTCATTTCCGAGGAACGGGGCGAGCCGCCGGACATCGACGTCGATTTCGAGCATGCTCGACGCGAGGAGATCATCCAATGGGTCTACGACCATTACGGTCGCGACCGCGCGGCGCTGACCGCCGTGGTGATCCGCTACCGCGCCAAGGGCGCGCTGCGCGACGTCGGCAAGGTGATGGGGTTGCCGGAGGATGTGATCGCGCTCCTGTCCAGACAGATATGGGGCTGGTCCCATCATGTTGACCCCGAAAAATTCGCTGGGACGGGGATCGATCTGACCGACCGGCGTATCCGCCTGACACTGGACCTGGCGCGCTGCCTGATCGGCGTGCCTCGCCATCTTTCACAGCACCCCGGAGGGTTTGTGTTGACCCGCGACCGGCTCGATGAACTGGTGCCGATCGAACCGGCGGCGATGGAGGACCGCCAGATCATCGAATGGGATAAGGACGATATTGATGCGCTGAAATTCATGAAGGTCGATATTCTGGCGCTCGGCATGCTGACCTGCATGAAAAAGGGGCTGGACCTACTCGCTGCGCACAAGGGCCAGCATTTCACGCTCCAGACCGTCCCGGCCGAAGATCCCCGGACCTACGCGATGATCCGCAAGGCGGACACGATCGGCGTCTTCCAGATCGAATCCCGCGCCCAGATGTCGATGCTGCCGCGCCTCAAGCCGCGCACCTATTATGATCTGGTGATCGAGGTCGCGATCGTGAGACCCGGCCCCATACAAGGCGACATGGTCCATCCGTATCTGCGCCGCAGGGAGGGGCTGGAAGAGCCGGATTACCCGACTCCCGAACTGGAAGAGGTGCTCAAGCGCACGCTGGGCGTGCCGCTGTTTCAGGAGCAGGTGATGCAGGTGGCGATGGTCTGCGCCGACTTCACCGCCGCCGAGGCGGACGGGTTGCGTCGGGCGATGGCGACCTTCAAGAATACCGGCACCGTGTCGCACTTCCAGACCCGCCTGCTCGAAGGCATGACGCGCAAGGGCTATCCGGAAGAGTTCGCCCAGCGCATCTACCAGCAGCTCGAAGGCTTCGGCTCCTACGGCTTCCCGGAAAGCCATGCCGCATCCTTCGCGATCCTCGCCTACACCTCGTCATGGCTGAAATGCCATCACCCGGACGTGTTCTTGGCCGCACTCCTGAATTCTCAGCCCATGGGCTTCTACGCCCCCGCGCAACTCGTGCGCGATGCCCGAGAGCATGGTGTCGAGGTTCGGCCGGTCTGTATCAATGCCTCGCGCTGGGACAGCACCCTGGAGGGCGAAGACGACGATCGCGGCTGTTTCGCGGTGCGGGTGGGGATGAGCCTGGTCAAGGGGCTGGCCAATGCTCATGCGGCGGCGCTCGCGGCGGCACGGCTGCGTCGACCCTTTGCGTCCATCGACGATCTCTGGCGCCGGGCCGGGGTGCCCCAGGAAGCGCTGGTGCGGCTGGCGGAGGCCGATGCCTTCCGGCCGGCCTTCGGGCTGGCGCGGCGCGAGGCGTTGTGGGCGATCAAGGGCCTGCATGACGAGCCGCTGCCGCTGTTCGCCGCCGCCGCGCAGTCGCGCGAAACCGAGGAGCCGGCGATGGCTCTCGCCCCGATGACCGACGGCGCCGAGGTGGTGGGCGACTACAACCATCTCGGGCTGAGCCTGCGCGGCCACCCGGTGTCGTTCCTGCGGGAGGATCTGCGGCAACGCCGGATCGTGCCCTGCGGCACGGCCATGGCGCTGCGTGACGGTAAACGGGTCGAAGCGGCCGGACTGGTGCTGGTGCGTCAGCGGCCCGGATCGGGCGAAGGCGTGTGTTTCATCACGCTGGAGGACGAGACCGGAATCGCCAATCTGGTCATTTGGCCGGATATCTTCGAGAAATACCGACCGATCATCCTCTCGGCCAGCATGGTGGCCGCCAAGGGCCGTATCCAGCGCGAGGGCGATGTCGTGCATCTGGTGACGCTGGAACTGACTGACCTGTCCGCATTGTTGCGCCAGGTCGGGACGCGGGGTGGCGTGGACGATCAGTCTGGCCGCAGGCTTGCCCGGCTCAATTTCCGGTCGCGGAATTTTCACTGA
- a CDS encoding DUF6504 family protein, with protein MVSLWLPLWATDRLRRELGDAAPPPETPLVLAGRDGNRRVVLAADRAARRSGVTLGMPVAKAQALVPGLAVQDGQPDADRAALERLALWLQQRVSPIVAVDSSGGTADGLVLDTTGTDHLHGGEAVMLRDLVRRLLGAGITARSAVADTLGAAHAVARVTPGTAIVVPPDGSAAALADLPVAALRLPAATVAGLQDLGLTRVRDLAAAPRAPLVLRFGAILAQRLDQAYGRIDEPILPIRPVDPVAVSRNFAEPIAAAETIARYIGKLVLPLCSCLEERGLGARRLDLLLHRVDSAVQVVRVVLARPIRDPKHMLRLLCEQIETIDPGFGIERMELVAVLAEPIGPRQAVSSLIEEPEADLSGLIDTLANRLGGAALYRMVPVESDVPERSVRRVPPLEPVSETRWPADWPRPTRLLARPEPIETMAMLPDHPPVFFVWRGIRRKVRCADGPERVFGEWWRGDTELTTARDYFRVEDTTGERFWLFRAGDGEHGETGSQRWFLHGIFA; from the coding sequence ATCGTGTCTCTCTGGCTGCCGCTCTGGGCCACCGATCGCCTGCGCCGCGAATTGGGCGACGCCGCACCTCCGCCTGAGACGCCGCTGGTGCTGGCCGGCCGCGACGGCAATCGCCGCGTGGTGCTGGCCGCCGACCGCGCCGCCCGCAGGAGCGGGGTGACGCTTGGAATGCCGGTCGCCAAGGCACAGGCGCTGGTTCCCGGCCTGGCGGTTCAGGACGGCCAGCCCGACGCGGACCGTGCGGCGCTGGAGCGGCTGGCGCTGTGGCTGCAACAGCGGGTCAGTCCGATCGTGGCGGTCGATAGCTCCGGCGGAACGGCGGATGGGCTGGTTCTCGACACGACAGGAACCGATCATCTCCATGGTGGCGAGGCGGTGATGCTGCGCGATCTTGTCCGCCGCCTGCTGGGGGCCGGGATCACCGCGCGCTCCGCGGTCGCCGACACGCTGGGGGCGGCCCACGCTGTGGCGCGCGTCACACCGGGCACGGCGATCGTCGTTCCTCCGGACGGGAGCGCCGCCGCTTTGGCGGATCTGCCGGTCGCGGCACTCCGCCTGCCCGCCGCCACCGTCGCCGGCCTGCAGGATCTCGGCCTGACGCGCGTGCGCGATCTGGCCGCTGCCCCGCGCGCGCCGCTGGTGCTGCGCTTCGGCGCAATTCTGGCCCAGCGGCTCGACCAGGCCTATGGCCGGATCGACGAGCCGATCCTGCCGATCCGGCCGGTCGATCCCGTCGCGGTGTCGCGCAATTTCGCCGAGCCGATCGCCGCCGCCGAAACCATCGCACGGTATATCGGCAAACTCGTACTGCCGCTCTGCAGCTGCCTGGAGGAACGCGGCCTCGGCGCACGGCGCCTGGACCTGCTGCTGCATCGTGTTGACAGCGCGGTGCAGGTGGTCCGGGTGGTGCTGGCCAGGCCAATCCGTGATCCGAAACATATGTTGCGCCTGCTCTGCGAGCAGATCGAAACCATCGATCCCGGTTTCGGGATCGAGCGCATGGAGCTGGTCGCGGTGCTGGCCGAGCCGATCGGGCCGCGTCAGGCCGTGTCGTCCCTGATCGAGGAGCCGGAGGCCGATCTGTCGGGGCTGATCGACACGCTGGCCAACCGCCTAGGGGGTGCGGCCCTCTATCGCATGGTCCCGGTGGAGAGCGACGTGCCGGAACGCTCGGTCCGTCGCGTGCCGCCGCTCGAACCCGTGTCCGAGACGCGCTGGCCGGCGGATTGGCCGCGACCGACCCGGCTGCTGGCGCGTCCGGAGCCGATAGAGACCATGGCAATGCTGCCCGACCATCCGCCGGTGTTCTTCGTCTGGCGCGGCATCCGCCGCAAGGTGCGCTGCGCCGACGGACCGGAGCGCGTGTTCGGCGAATGGTGGCGGGGGGATACCGAACTGACCACGGCGCGGGATTATTTCCGGGTCGAGGATACGACCGGAGAGCGGTTCTGGCTGTTTCGCGCCGGTGACGGAGAACACGGTGAGACCGGATCGCAACGCTGGTTCCTGCACGGGATCTTCGCATGA
- a CDS encoding ImuA family protein: MATPAPKPPLDALREQIRRLEGHADRRRTVLPFGVPNIDRRLPGGGLGLGALHEVAGGGNDALNAAAAARFAAGIAARTRGQVLWIVSAADLFAPSLQQAGLDAARVIFVEAGTDRDGLACFEEGLRHPGLGAVVAEVGRLTMTASRRLQLAAESGGGIGLALRRWRRQTDAADFGQPTASTTRWRVSLQPSAPLPVPGVGESRWLLELIRTRSGESADFEVEMRDGQAGLRIAGDRGGGTAEAADRVSLAAALGHRSPAPRIGRRRTSA; this comes from the coding sequence ATGGCCACGCCCGCTCCCAAACCGCCGCTCGACGCCTTGCGCGAGCAGATCCGCCGTCTGGAAGGGCATGCGGACCGCCGACGCACGGTCCTGCCCTTTGGTGTGCCGAACATCGATCGCAGATTGCCGGGCGGGGGACTGGGACTCGGCGCGCTGCACGAGGTGGCGGGCGGCGGCAACGACGCGCTGAACGCGGCCGCGGCCGCGCGTTTCGCCGCCGGCATCGCCGCACGTACCAGGGGCCAGGTCCTGTGGATCGTCTCGGCCGCCGATCTGTTCGCGCCGTCCTTGCAACAGGCTGGGCTTGACGCCGCGCGGGTGATTTTCGTCGAGGCCGGAACCGATCGGGACGGGCTGGCCTGCTTCGAGGAAGGACTGCGTCATCCGGGCCTGGGCGCGGTGGTGGCTGAGGTCGGCCGCCTGACCATGACGGCCTCGCGTCGCCTGCAACTCGCCGCCGAAAGCGGTGGTGGCATCGGCCTGGCGCTCCGGCGCTGGCGGCGGCAGACCGACGCGGCCGATTTCGGCCAGCCGACGGCGAGCACCACGCGTTGGCGCGTCTCGCTCCAGCCGTCGGCCCCGTTGCCGGTACCGGGCGTGGGCGAGAGCCGATGGCTGCTGGAACTGATCCGGACACGCTCGGGCGAGAGTGCCGATTTCGAGGTGGAGATGCGGGATGGACAGGCAGGATTGCGGATCGCCGGCGACCGGGGCGGGGGCACGGCCGAGGCGGCGGATCGTGTCTCTCTGGCTGCCGCTCTGGGCCACCGATCGCCTGCGCCGCGAATTGGGCGACGCCGCACCTCCGCCTGA
- a CDS encoding ATP-dependent helicase: MTPKISRDAIADDPLARLNPAQREAVTHGAGVAPDVGGSPPLLVIAGAGSGKTNTLAHRVAHLIATGTDPRRILLLTFSRRASTEMTRRVERICRAVLGDKAGPLADALAWAGTFHSIGARLLREYAEQIGMDPAFSIHDREDSADLMNLVRHDLGFSKTEKRFPAKGTCLAIYSRVVNSGVPLGDVLLKHYPWCAGWEAQLKQLFAAYVTAKQAQGVLDYDDLLLAWAQMVAEPVLAADIGGRWDHILVDEYQDTNRLQADILLGMKPDGRGLTVVGDDAQSIYAFRAATVRNILDFPAAFDPPARIVTLDRNYRSTKPILDAANAVIGEAAERFTKDLWTERASDERPRLVTIADDTAQADYIAGRVLEEREGGTALKEQAVLFRVSHHSATLEVELTRRNIPFVKFGGLKFLDSAHVKDVLTVLRFAQNPRDRIAGFRVLQLLPGVGPTSARRVLDTLGESDRPLEALAETKAPMRSGEAWQGFMETVMALGGGKTGWPGEIAAVRAWYEPHLERLHEDATMRQADLVQLEQIAGGYPSREKFLTELTLDPPDATSDQAGVPLLDEDYLILSTIHSAKGQEWKNVFVLNVVDGCIPSDLATGERDDIEEERRLLYVAMTRAKDALDLMVPQRFYVHGQGMGDRHVYAARTRFVTREMLPLFHATAWPIVAPEEQARQEAVKSVRIDMGARLRSLWS, encoded by the coding sequence TTGACTCCAAAGATTTCCAGGGACGCGATCGCGGACGATCCGCTGGCCCGGCTCAATCCCGCCCAGCGCGAAGCCGTCACGCATGGGGCCGGAGTCGCGCCCGACGTAGGCGGCTCACCCCCGCTGCTGGTCATCGCCGGCGCGGGATCGGGCAAGACCAATACACTCGCCCACCGGGTCGCCCATCTGATCGCCACCGGCACCGATCCCCGCCGCATCCTACTGCTGACCTTCTCGCGTCGCGCGAGCACCGAGATGACACGGCGGGTGGAGCGCATCTGCCGCGCCGTTCTCGGCGACAAGGCCGGACCTCTGGCCGACGCGCTGGCCTGGGCCGGGACGTTCCATTCCATCGGTGCCCGGCTGCTGCGGGAGTATGCGGAGCAGATCGGCATGGACCCGGCTTTCTCCATCCATGACCGGGAGGATTCCGCCGACCTGATGAACCTGGTCCGCCACGATCTCGGCTTCTCGAAGACCGAGAAGCGCTTCCCCGCCAAGGGGACGTGCCTCGCCATCTATTCCCGTGTCGTGAACTCCGGCGTTCCGCTCGGCGATGTGCTGCTGAAGCATTATCCGTGGTGCGCCGGATGGGAGGCGCAGCTCAAACAGCTCTTCGCCGCCTATGTGACAGCGAAGCAGGCGCAGGGCGTGCTGGATTACGACGATCTGCTGCTGGCCTGGGCGCAGATGGTCGCCGAGCCCGTGCTTGCCGCCGATATCGGCGGCAGATGGGACCATATCCTCGTCGACGAATATCAGGACACCAACCGGCTCCAGGCCGATATCTTGCTCGGCATGAAGCCCGACGGGCGCGGCCTGACGGTGGTGGGCGACGACGCGCAGAGCATCTACGCCTTCCGGGCGGCGACGGTGCGCAACATCCTCGACTTCCCGGCCGCCTTCGATCCGCCGGCGCGGATCGTGACGCTGGACCGGAACTATCGTTCCACGAAGCCGATCCTCGACGCCGCCAACGCGGTGATCGGCGAAGCGGCCGAGCGCTTCACCAAGGATCTCTGGACCGAACGGGCATCCGACGAGCGCCCGCGCTTGGTGACGATCGCCGACGACACCGCGCAGGCCGACTATATCGCGGGCAGGGTGCTGGAGGAGCGTGAGGGCGGCACGGCGCTGAAGGAGCAGGCGGTGCTGTTCCGCGTCTCGCATCACAGCGCCACGCTGGAGGTCGAACTGACCCGGCGCAACATCCCGTTCGTGAAGTTCGGCGGGCTGAAGTTTCTCGACAGCGCGCATGTGAAGGACGTGCTGACCGTGCTGCGTTTCGCGCAGAACCCACGTGACCGGATCGCGGGCTTTCGGGTGCTCCAGCTTCTGCCCGGCGTGGGGCCGACTTCCGCGCGCAGGGTGCTTGATACGCTGGGCGAGAGCGATCGGCCGCTCGAGGCGCTGGCCGAGACGAAGGCGCCCATGCGGAGCGGCGAGGCCTGGCAGGGCTTCATGGAAACGGTCATGGCTCTTGGTGGCGGCAAAACCGGCTGGCCGGGCGAGATCGCCGCCGTGCGCGCCTGGTATGAACCGCATCTGGAACGGCTACATGAGGATGCGACCATGCGGCAGGCGGATCTGGTGCAGTTGGAGCAGATCGCCGGGGGCTATCCGTCGCGGGAGAAGTTCCTGACCGAGCTGACGCTCGATCCGCCGGACGCGACCTCCGACCAGGCGGGCGTGCCGCTGCTGGACGAGGATTACCTGATCCTCTCGACGATCCATTCTGCCAAGGGGCAGGAATGGAAGAACGTGTTCGTGCTGAACGTGGTGGATGGCTGCATCCCGTCGGACCTCGCCACCGGTGAACGCGACGACATCGAGGAGGAACGCCGCCTGCTCTATGTCGCCATGACGCGGGCGAAGGATGCCCTTGATCTGATGGTCCCGCAGCGTTTCTACGTCCACGGGCAAGGGATGGGCGATCGGCATGTCTATGCCGCGCGGACGCGCTTCGTCACGCGCGAGATGCTGCCGCTCTTTCACGCGACCGCCTGGCCAATCGTGGCGCCGGAGGAACAGGCCCGGCAGGAGGCGGTGAAGTCCGTGCGGATCGACATGGGCGCGCGCCTGCGTTCCCTCTGGTCGTAG
- a CDS encoding SOS response-associated peptidase, with amino-acid sequence MCNLYSMTTNQQAIREAANVMTDRTGNLPPLPEIWPNGMAPIVRNSEAGRELVMTRWGMPTPPGALKGRKVDRGVTNIRHTDSPWWRRWLGVEHRCLVPLTAFAEPEHLPDGKSRQVWFARADGEELAFFAGIWCRWRSVRKLADGETEDDLFGFLTTEANREVGGVHPKAMPVILTRPKELDLWLTAPIFDAVRFQRPLPDDALAFVNAPEG; translated from the coding sequence ATGTGCAACCTCTACAGCATGACGACCAACCAGCAGGCCATCCGCGAGGCGGCGAACGTCATGACGGATCGGACTGGCAACCTGCCGCCGCTCCCGGAAATCTGGCCGAACGGCATGGCGCCGATCGTGCGCAACTCCGAAGCCGGGCGAGAGCTGGTCATGACGCGCTGGGGGATGCCGACGCCGCCCGGCGCGCTGAAAGGCAGGAAGGTCGATCGCGGCGTGACCAACATCCGCCACACGGACTCGCCCTGGTGGCGACGCTGGCTTGGAGTCGAGCATCGCTGTCTGGTGCCGCTGACGGCGTTTGCCGAGCCGGAGCATCTGCCGGACGGCAAGAGCCGGCAGGTCTGGTTCGCGCGGGCTGACGGTGAGGAACTGGCGTTCTTTGCCGGGATCTGGTGCCGGTGGAGATCGGTGCGCAAGCTCGCAGACGGGGAAACCGAGGACGATCTGTTCGGTTTCCTCACCACCGAGGCCAACCGGGAAGTTGGCGGCGTCCATCCGAAGGCGATGCCCGTCATCCTCACCCGTCCCAAGGAACTGGACCTCTGGCTGACAGCTCCCATCTTCGACGCCGTGCGGTTTCAGCGGCCTTTGCCAGATGATGCGCTGGCTTTCGTGAACGCGCCTGAAGGCTAG